The DNA window TACAGCGTTGTCCGTTATAGTGTACTTTACCGCCTTGTATCATTTCTTGGGCCAAGGCTCGAGTTTTGTAAAAGCGGGCAGCCCACAGCCATTTATCTAGCCTAACTGCGGCTTTTTCAGATTGTTCAGGGGATGTTTTTGCCACTGAGAGAAACTCTAAAAACGGTTTGTAACTGTCGTCAAATTTACCACACTTGAACGCCTAAAAAAAGCGCATCCACATTCGTTAAGGGAACTTTCAGGCTAGGCACGGCGACTAAGGAAACAAGCCCTTTTTGACATTCATTTACATAGCCATCTTGTTTTGTGTGTGAATGTAAAGTTTCATATTTGCGCGCTTGTTGAAAGGGTTACGAGAAGGTACACTGGGTCGCTCAAACGAAGAAGAATATAAGAATGATGGAACAGCAAATATTACAGTTGCAAAAAGTTGCACAATCCTTGCCACATAAAAGACTGAGCAAAATCGTTACTATAGCTGCGGTGGTTTACGTTGCCTATTTGACCGCGCAACTGTTTTGGATACTCTGGCCTACACCTAAGGCGGAATCTCTCCCTTCTATTCAAGCCGCTTCATCCAGTTCTCATTCCCCAGTTAACGTTCGCAAAATTCTTGCTCAAAATTTATTTGGTCAAGCGAATGCCATCGCAGAGCCTGTTCAGAAAACCGTTATCTCCGACGCGCCAGAAACGCGATTAAGTCTTCGCCTTACCGGCATCGTAGCGGTCAGCCAAGACGATGAAGCTGGTCTTGCAATTATTGAATCCCAAGGTCGTCAAGAAACCTACGTGGTAAAAGATTCGATTGCAGGTACGCGGGCGAAACTGGCTCAAGTTTTACCGGACCGCGTTATTCTGGATGTGAGTGGTCGTTTTGAAACGCTCATGCTAGATGGCCTTGATTTCAGCAAAACAGTGACCTTGCCATCTTCAACAAAACGCAATAATCCTTTAGTAAGCTCATCCGGTCCGGTTCAATCGAAAGGGGCGTTGAAAGAACAAATCTCGGCAACGCGCGAAGAAGTTAAGCAAGATCCCGGTAAATTATTTGATTACATTCGTATTTCTCAAGCGACACAAGATGGAAAATTAATCGGTTATCGCTTGAGTGCTGGAAAAGATCCGGCACTGTTTTCCCGTATGGGACTTAAGAATAATGATTTGGCTGTTGCTATCAATGGCTATCAACTCACGGACATGAAACAGGCCATGCAAGCAGTCAATGAACTGCGCACAAGTAGCAACGCCACTATCACCATTGAGCGCGATGGCAGCTTAATGGACGTGCAATTCAGCCTGTAATAATTGGAGTACACACAGCAATGACAACTAAGCGAAACCATCGAACAACAAAAGCTGGGTTAGCTAAATATGCTGCGCTCTTCTTGGCGGCTGGATTATCTTTTACTGTTCCGGCTGTTGAATATGCAGCTAATTTTAAAGGCACAGACATCAACGAGTTCATCAATATTGTTGGTAAAAACTTAAATAAAACCATCATTATTGACCCTAACGTCCGTGGCAACATTAACGTGCGTAGTTACGAATTGATGGATGAAAAAATTTACTATCAATTCTTTTTAAACGTATTAGAAGTCTACGGATACGCCGTCATCGAGATGGACAGCGGCGTTCTAAAGGTCGTGCGTAGTTCGGATGGCAAAAAGGCTAACGTGCCGCTAGTGAAAGACGAAGAGAAAGGCAATGGTGACGTACTCGTCACACGCGTAGTTCGAGTAAAGAACGTAAGTGTTCAAGAATTAGGCCCGCTTATTCGTCAGTTTAGCGACCAAAAAGATGGTGGTCATGTTACAAATTTAAACTCAGCAAACGTGATGATGTTGACGGGGCATGCCTCGTCGGTTAATCGTTTAGTTGACATCATCCGCTCTGTCGATCAGGCCGGCGACCGCCATGTTGACATTGTTAAGTTGAAACATGCGACAGCACAAGACGTGGTATCTGTTGTAGATAACATCTTTAAAGATTCTGGCAAGGGTACGATACCTGAATTCCTAATTCCTAAAGTGGTTGCTGACGAGCGTACCAACAGCATCATTGTGAGTGGTGAATCTCAAGCTCGTGGCCGAGCAATTGAACTAATCAAACGTTTAGATGGTGAACTCGAAAGCACGGGTAACACGCAAGTTTTCTATTTGAACTACGCGAAAGCGGAAGAGCTGGTAAAAGTTCTGCAAGGTGTGAGTAAGTCATTGCAGGAAGAAACACAAGGTGGTGCAAACGCCAATGGTGCTCGTCGTACAAGCTCGCAAAAAGGTGACACTAGTATTGAAGCTCACCAAGATTCTAATGCACTGGTGATTACAGCACAGCCAGATACGATGCGTTCTCTCGCGTCGGTGATCGAAAAACTAGATGTACGTCGTGCGCAAGTCCTTGTGGAAGCGATTGTTGTGGAAGTCTTTGAAGGTGATGGCATCAACTTTGGCTTACAGTGGATCAGTAAAGAAGGCGGAATGCTGCAATTTAATAACGGCACTTCTGTTCCGATTGGTGGTTTGGCTGTTGCAGCAGAAAAAGCGCGTGATAAGACGATTGAAAAAGTGTACACCGGTAGCTTAACTGACACCAACAAACCTTACACAGAAACTCAGGTCGGTGACCTCACCGCGTTAGGTCAGCTAGTCGGTGGCATCAACGGTTTGGCGGCAGGAATTATACGCAACGACTGGGGTGCGATTGTTCAAGCGGTTTCCACAGACACCAATTCGAATATTCTTGCAACACCGTCTGTAACGACGATGGACAACGAAGAAGCGTCGATGATCGTAGGTCAAGAAGTGCCAATCATCACAGGTTCAACGGCCAGTACCACGAATTCTAACCCGTTCCAGACGGTTGAACGTCAAGAAGTGGGTATCAAACTTAAAGTAACACCTCAAATTAATGATGGCGATGCCGTACAACTGACGATTGAACAAGAAGTATCGAGCGTAAGTGGCGCCACTGCTGTTGATATCTCAATCAACAAACGTGCAATTAGCACGACAGTGATTGCAGACGATGGTGGAATGGTTGTGTTGGGTGGTTTGATAGACGAAGACGTGCAAGAAAGCGTATCTAAAGTACCAATTTTAGGTGACATTCCTGTATTGGGACATCTGTTCAAGTCTACAAGCACGAGCAAACGTAAGCGTAACCTATTGGTTTTCATTCGCCCAACCATCGTACGTGATTCTACGCGCATGAATGAGTTGAGTCATGGTAAGTACAATTTTATCCGTGGCGAGCAAGTGAAACAACGTGAAGATGGTATTGATTTAATGCCGTTGACCGACTCGCCAATGTTACCGGAGTGGAACGACAAACTGACATTACCTCCGACATACGAAGAATATTTAAAGCAGCAAAATGATGAGCAACACAATGACTGATACGGTAGCTGACGTTCACGCTGACATCATGCCATTGGACGAAGAGCAAGCAACGGAAGTCGTAAGTCGTAAACGTTTGCCTTTTGCCTTCGCGAAGCGTTTTGGGCTATTGCTAAGCGTCGAACATGACGAATACATCGTTTACACCACTGGCGACATATCGGCGGAAGCACTATTGGAAGTGCGTCGTTTTGCAGGAAAAGCATTCCGAGTCGAAGCGTTAGATAAAGACCGCTTTGAACTTATGCTCGAAGCCAGTTACCAACGCGACAGTTCTGAAACTCAGCAAATGATGGAAGATATTGGTAACGAGGTGGATCTTTTTTCATTGGCTGAAGAGTTACCGCAAACCGAAGACTTGTTGGCG is part of the Pseudoalteromonas xiamenensis genome and encodes:
- the gspD gene encoding type II secretion system secretin GspD — its product is MTTKRNHRTTKAGLAKYAALFLAAGLSFTVPAVEYAANFKGTDINEFINIVGKNLNKTIIIDPNVRGNINVRSYELMDEKIYYQFFLNVLEVYGYAVIEMDSGVLKVVRSSDGKKANVPLVKDEEKGNGDVLVTRVVRVKNVSVQELGPLIRQFSDQKDGGHVTNLNSANVMMLTGHASSVNRLVDIIRSVDQAGDRHVDIVKLKHATAQDVVSVVDNIFKDSGKGTIPEFLIPKVVADERTNSIIVSGESQARGRAIELIKRLDGELESTGNTQVFYLNYAKAEELVKVLQGVSKSLQEETQGGANANGARRTSSQKGDTSIEAHQDSNALVITAQPDTMRSLASVIEKLDVRRAQVLVEAIVVEVFEGDGINFGLQWISKEGGMLQFNNGTSVPIGGLAVAAEKARDKTIEKVYTGSLTDTNKPYTETQVGDLTALGQLVGGINGLAAGIIRNDWGAIVQAVSTDTNSNILATPSVTTMDNEEASMIVGQEVPIITGSTASTTNSNPFQTVERQEVGIKLKVTPQINDGDAVQLTIEQEVSSVSGATAVDISINKRAISTTVIADDGGMVVLGGLIDEDVQESVSKVPILGDIPVLGHLFKSTSTSKRKRNLLVFIRPTIVRDSTRMNELSHGKYNFIRGEQVKQREDGIDLMPLTDSPMLPEWNDKLTLPPTYEEYLKQQNDEQHND
- the gspC gene encoding type II secretion system protein GspC, which encodes MEQQILQLQKVAQSLPHKRLSKIVTIAAVVYVAYLTAQLFWILWPTPKAESLPSIQAASSSSHSPVNVRKILAQNLFGQANAIAEPVQKTVISDAPETRLSLRLTGIVAVSQDDEAGLAIIESQGRQETYVVKDSIAGTRAKLAQVLPDRVILDVSGRFETLMLDGLDFSKTVTLPSSTKRNNPLVSSSGPVQSKGALKEQISATREEVKQDPGKLFDYIRISQATQDGKLIGYRLSAGKDPALFSRMGLKNNDLAVAINGYQLTDMKQAMQAVNELRTSSNATITIERDGSLMDVQFSL